Proteins encoded within one genomic window of Lysinibacillus sphaericus:
- a CDS encoding ABC transporter ATP-binding protein, with protein sequence MAELKLQHIYKIYDKNVTAVKDFNLDIEDKEFIVFVGPSGCGKSTTLRMVAGLEEISQGDLIIDGKRMNDVAPKDRDIAMVFQNYALYPHMSVYENMAFGLKLRKLPKDEINRRVNEAARILGLEEYLNRKPKALSGGQRQRVALGRAIVRDAKVFLMDEPLSNLDAKLRVQMRAEITKLHQRLQTTTIYVTHDQTEAMTMATRLVVMKDGIIQQVGAPKEVYEQPKNVFVGGFIGSPAMNFFTGTLTDGKLNIGSTSIAIPQERMKYLLAQGYNHKEIIMGIRPEDFHDEQAFIESSPGSRIEVTIEVAELMGAEIMLYSQVEGQQFIARVDSHANVKPGQVIPLALDMNKVHFFDKDTENRIIPGDNKHNEDNEGNETPLVVN encoded by the coding sequence ATGGCAGAACTAAAATTACAACATATTTATAAAATCTATGATAAAAATGTCACGGCAGTAAAAGATTTTAATTTGGACATTGAAGATAAGGAATTCATTGTTTTCGTAGGTCCTTCAGGTTGTGGTAAATCTACCACATTACGTATGGTCGCGGGTCTCGAAGAAATTTCTCAGGGAGATTTAATCATTGATGGAAAACGCATGAATGATGTTGCACCAAAAGATCGTGATATCGCCATGGTATTCCAAAACTACGCCCTTTACCCACATATGAGCGTATATGAAAATATGGCATTTGGATTAAAACTGCGCAAATTACCGAAAGATGAAATTAACCGTCGTGTCAACGAAGCCGCACGCATTCTAGGTCTTGAGGAATATTTAAATCGTAAACCGAAAGCACTTTCGGGCGGTCAACGGCAACGTGTGGCATTGGGACGTGCCATTGTTCGGGATGCGAAAGTATTTTTAATGGATGAGCCTTTATCGAACTTAGATGCCAAGCTACGCGTTCAAATGCGTGCAGAAATTACTAAACTTCATCAACGCCTACAAACAACAACGATCTATGTTACCCATGACCAAACGGAAGCTATGACGATGGCAACGCGCCTCGTTGTTATGAAAGATGGTATTATTCAGCAAGTAGGAGCACCAAAAGAAGTTTATGAGCAACCTAAAAATGTTTTTGTTGGCGGTTTTATCGGCTCCCCTGCCATGAACTTCTTTACGGGTACGCTTACCGATGGCAAACTCAACATTGGCAGTACTTCTATTGCTATTCCACAAGAAAGAATGAAATACTTACTAGCGCAAGGCTACAACCATAAAGAAATTATAATGGGCATACGTCCAGAAGATTTCCACGATGAACAGGCGTTTATTGAATCATCGCCAGGGTCTAGAATCGAGGTAACGATTGAAGTGGCGGAATTAATGGGGGCTGAAATCATGCTCTATTCACAGGTCGAAGGGCAGCAATTTATTGCACGTGTGGATTCACATGCCAATGTTAAACCTGGTCAAGTTATCCCACTAGCACTCGATATGAACAAAGTCCACTTCTTCGATAAAGACACTGAAAACCGAATTATTCCAGGTGATAACAAACATAACGAAGACAATGAGGGCAATGAAACACCACTTGTTGTAAACTAA
- a CDS encoding flavin reductase family protein encodes MTDKVTAFKQALGNYPTGVTVVTACNNLNEPIGLTVNSFASVSIDPLLILWSLDKKSQLHPFFSTTEKFAVNILAYEQTHLCTVFSSKIADRFAQVHWSTSAHGLPILHDTLATLQCETYNKIDAGDHTIFIGQVLQIDNRQKEPLLYHRRHLGQIPTSFYE; translated from the coding sequence ATGACGGACAAAGTAACTGCATTTAAACAGGCATTAGGGAATTATCCAACAGGTGTCACAGTTGTTACAGCTTGCAATAATCTAAATGAACCGATTGGCTTAACGGTCAACTCCTTTGCATCGGTTTCCATAGATCCGCTTCTCATTCTATGGTCATTGGACAAAAAATCACAACTACATCCATTTTTTAGTACTACAGAAAAATTTGCGGTCAATATTTTAGCGTATGAGCAAACACATTTATGTACGGTATTTTCAAGTAAAATCGCTGACAGATTTGCGCAAGTTCATTGGTCTACTTCTGCACATGGTTTACCTATTTTGCATGATACGTTAGCTACGCTACAATGCGAAACATATAATAAAATTGATGCAGGTGACCATACGATTTTTATTGGGCAAGTTTTACAAATTGATAATAGACAGAAGGAACCTTTGCTCTATCACCGTAGACATCTTGGACAAATTCCAACGAGCTTTTACGAATAA
- a CDS encoding YezD family protein has product MSQLSKIDDKKLEVIAKAIQNLEFGEVQITIQDGVIVQINRLEKQRFPQKK; this is encoded by the coding sequence ATGTCTCAACTGTCTAAGATTGATGATAAGAAATTAGAAGTGATTGCGAAGGCCATTCAAAATTTAGAATTTGGTGAAGTGCAAATTACCATTCAAGATGGTGTGATTGTACAAATTAATCGACTTGAAAAGCAAAGATTTCCACAGAAAAAGTAA
- a CDS encoding phosphopantothenoylcysteine decarboxylase domain-containing protein — MGTLQGKTVLITSGGTLEKWDRVRGHTNLSKGTMGCYLAEAALEAGADVIYMHGYFAQLPVNQDKMRTVRFEGIEDLGDKVRHAVQEGQVDIVIMAAAGSDWVIDKVYDQSGNLMEGAGKMPSDEPPIIHFKKAPKVLGQIKGWQPNVTLVGFKLEATEDEQFLLSRARLRMETANAQCMVANSSQSLYGGQEPHWIVPAQGDPIKVIGKQETAKVLMNYLQNV; from the coding sequence GTGGGGACATTACAAGGAAAAACCGTACTCATTACAAGTGGGGGAACACTTGAAAAATGGGATCGTGTGCGCGGGCATACGAATTTATCGAAGGGGACGATGGGCTGCTATTTGGCTGAAGCAGCATTAGAAGCTGGGGCAGATGTTATCTATATGCATGGCTATTTTGCACAACTTCCAGTTAACCAAGATAAAATGCGTACTGTACGCTTTGAGGGGATTGAAGATTTAGGTGACAAGGTTCGCCATGCGGTACAGGAAGGACAAGTAGATATCGTGATCATGGCAGCGGCCGGCTCTGATTGGGTAATTGATAAAGTTTACGATCAATCGGGCAATCTCATGGAAGGTGCGGGTAAAATGCCGTCCGACGAGCCTCCTATTATTCACTTTAAAAAAGCACCGAAAGTGTTAGGACAAATAAAGGGCTGGCAACCGAATGTCACGTTAGTAGGCTTTAAGCTAGAGGCAACAGAGGATGAACAGTTCTTACTATCGCGTGCACGTCTTCGTATGGAAACGGCGAACGCACAATGCATGGTTGCTAATAGCTCGCAATCGCTGTACGGTGGTCAAGAGCCTCATTGGATTGTACCTGCACAAGGTGATCCCATCAAAGTAATTGGCAAACAAGAAACGGCAAAAGTATTGATGAATTACTTACAAAATGTATAA
- a CDS encoding LysR family transcriptional regulator, protein MSLVKYEILNKVAEVSSFTKAADALGLTQSAVSHAVSSLEKECGFALIHRSRTGVTLTSEGQTMLRAMRQVLDANELLQQEAAHILGVTRGKLRIGVISSISSNWMPEIIRIMDNQFPGIQVELREGDYYEIEQWLQSGVVDAGFLNGQKSEQFQFIQLVQDPLLCIVSNQSSLYNRAEIDIAELEDMPFIMTSYRGTNDVKVLLEQYHVKPNIRFELSEEVGIISMISHHLGISILPRLVINRLPSSLKAIPLKQGGYRTIGLAMKHQASPVTKKFAEILSAWLKEQNKK, encoded by the coding sequence ATGAGTTTAGTCAAATACGAGATTTTGAATAAAGTTGCTGAAGTATCGAGTTTTACAAAAGCAGCTGATGCGCTTGGATTAACCCAATCGGCAGTTAGTCATGCTGTTTCAAGCTTAGAGAAAGAATGTGGATTTGCACTAATCCATCGAAGTCGAACAGGTGTAACATTAACGAGCGAAGGACAAACGATGCTGCGTGCGATGCGTCAAGTTCTCGATGCAAATGAATTATTACAGCAAGAAGCGGCCCATATTCTTGGTGTGACCCGTGGTAAATTGCGAATAGGTGTTATTTCTAGTATTTCATCCAATTGGATGCCCGAAATTATTCGTATTATGGACAATCAGTTTCCAGGCATACAAGTAGAATTGCGCGAAGGCGATTATTATGAAATCGAACAGTGGTTACAAAGCGGTGTTGTGGATGCTGGGTTTTTAAATGGTCAAAAATCGGAACAATTCCAATTTATCCAGTTAGTACAAGACCCTCTTTTATGTATCGTTTCCAATCAAAGTTCTCTCTATAACCGAGCAGAAATTGATATTGCTGAATTAGAGGATATGCCTTTTATAATGACGTCATATCGGGGTACCAATGATGTAAAAGTTCTTTTAGAGCAGTATCATGTGAAACCAAACATCCGCTTTGAGCTGTCAGAGGAAGTAGGAATTATTTCAATGATTTCGCATCATTTAGGAATTAGTATTTTACCTCGCTTAGTTATTAATCGATTGCCGTCTTCATTAAAGGCCATCCCGTTAAAACAAGGTGGTTATCGAACAATTGGGCTGGCAATGAAACACCAAGCCTCACCAGTGACAAAAAAATTTGCGGAAATTTTAAGTGCTTGGCTGAAAGAACAAAATAAGAAATAG